The genomic DNA ATCGAGAGCCTGATAGATGTGGATTTTGGCTCCCGCAAAGCTGAAGCGTTTGGCCTGCTGGGGGATTTGGAAGCGGTGGCCATCCCACTGCACGACATTGTCGTTGCTGACGATGCGTTCGTGCACGAAGCAGCAGATGCGTTCGAGATTCTCCGGAGCCTGGCGCCAGGCGGTTGCGGTTTCGCGAGGCAGTCTTGCGAAGCGGCGGTTGTAGTCGGCGATGAACTTGCGGAGCACAGCATTGGCCGAGTCGATGTCAGCCGCTTTGGCCAGACGGAGTTCGCTGGTGAGACGATCTTGCAGCACGCCCCAGAGACGTTCGACGCGGCCTTTGGCCTGCGGGCTGTTGGCGGCGATGAAGGTGACGCCGAGTTGATCCAAGGCGCGGCCGAACTGAGTGGGCTGGCGTTTTCCGGCGAGTTGTTCTGGGACAGTCCAGTGATCGTCGTTGCGGAGGAAGATGCCACTGCGATCGCCATAGAAAGCGAGGGGCAGGCCGTGACGGCGGAGCAGCTGGCGAAGCAAGCGGAGATAGCCGAAAGTGGTTTCCGAGGGGAAGAACTGGGCGGCGAGGATTTTGCCGGAGGCATCGTCCTGCATGCCCAGAGCGGTGAGCAGCGGGCCGCGGCCTTCGAGCCAGTGGTGCGGAGAGCCGTCGAGTTGCACCAGTTCACCGACGCGCGCCGAAGGCAAGCGGCGTTGGCGGTGAGCGGGCGGGCGTCGTTTACGCGGCGAGCCGAGGCCGCTTTGGCGCAGCAGGCGGCGTAGGGTTTCGCGGC from Gammaproteobacteria bacterium includes the following:
- a CDS encoding ISNCY family transposase translates to MRQETCTLSQKELQRGTVISQCIQGNLACARAAELLDLSPRHIKRLKARYRLGSAAALAHASRGRPSHRRLPDAVRQRIVQLSRSRYAGFNDHHLCEKLVEHEGFSLSRETLRRLLRQSGLGSPRKRRPPAHRQRRLPSARVGELVQLDGSPHHWLEGRGPLLTALGMQDDASGKILAAQFFPSETTFGYLRLLRQLLRRHGLPLAFYGDRSGIFLRNDDHWTVPEQLAGKRQPTQFGRALDQLGVTFIAANSPQAKGRVERLWGVLQDRLTSELRLAKAADIDSANAVLRKFIADYNRRFARLPRETATAWRQAPENLERICCFVHERIVSNDNVVQWDGHRFQIPQQAKRFSFAGAKIHIYQALDGRLSFYYGDTRLEHSAIRG